Proteins from a single region of Thamnophis elegans isolate rThaEle1 chromosome 17, rThaEle1.pri, whole genome shotgun sequence:
- the ZNRD2 gene encoding protein ZNRD2, which yields MALSAAGHEDAEWQPPSEAELKVIQARRERQDKISKLMSEYLLKGYRMLGECCDECGTILLQDKQKKLYCVACQELNSDVDKDNPALNAQAALSQVRERQLAANTDEMASRPEHCEGAALGLRSNANPDPALPVSTAAPNAPLARSTLAAAEETILQKIDWASQHLQETTSVERSIQFCALIRACTDALKGIRELPQ from the exons ATGGCGCTGAGCGCGGCAG gtCACGAGGACGCCGAATGGCAGCCGCCTTCCGAGGCCGAGCTGAAGGTGATCCAGGCCCGGCGCGAGCGGCAGGACAAGATCAGCAAGCTGATGAGCGAGTACCTGCTGAAGGGCTACCGGATGCTGGGCGAGTGCTGCGACGAGTGCGGG ACCATTTTGCTACAAGATAAGCAGAAGAAATTGTACTGCGTCGCCTGCCAAGAGCTTAATTCTGATGTGGACAAGGACAATCCAG cgCTCAATGCCCAAGCAGCCCTTTCCCAAGTGCGGGAGCGCCAGCTTGCTGCCAACACAGATGAAATGGCGTCACGCCCGGAGCATTGCGAAGGGGCAGCTTTGGGTCTCCGGTCAAACGCTAACCCTGACCCGGCCCTCCCGGTGTCCACTGCTGCCCCTAATGCCCCCTTGGCACGCAGCACCCTGGCTGCGGCAGAAGAGACCATTCTACAGAAGATCGACTGGGCAAGCCAGCATCTCCAAGAAACTACCTCTGTCGAGAGGAGCATCCAGTTTTGTGCACTCATCCGGGCCTGCACGGATGCTCTCAAGGGCATCAGGGAGCTGCCACAGTGA
- the FAM89B gene encoding leucine repeat adapter protein 25 gives MSCSPPEPPVSQACALEGLPPLPKGLSGILNSSGGSWREIQKVYSKKSRIQDDLRQAQAAPAGEKPPGTPLRPPRPANLDAALAVLRKEMVGLRQLDMSLLCQLWSLYESIQEFKSLFQDMSSSLHSEGSLAAENGFSDEEEDFDLDPLSPDGPREAPPAQQLRFLQPQNSRDQWLKDSFHIAI, from the exons ATGAGCTGCTCCCCGCCGGAGCCCCCGGTCAGCCAGGCGTGCGCGCTGGAGGGGCTGCCCCCGCTGCCCAAAGGGCTGAGCGGCATCCTCAACTCCAGCGGCGGCTCGTGGCGCGAGATCCAGAAGGTCTACAGCAAGAAGTCGCGCATCCAGGACGACCTGCGCCAAGCCCAGGCGGCCCCCGCCGGGGAGAAGCCCCCTGGGACCCCCCTACGACCCCCCCGGCCCGCCAACCTGGATGCCGCGCTGGCCGTGCTGCGCAAGGAGATG GTGGGGCTCCGACAACTGGACATGTCCCTTCTTTGCCAGCTGTGGTCCCTGTACGAGTCCATCCAGGAGTTCAAGAGCCTCTTCCAGGACATGTCGTCTTCACTCCACTCGGAAGGCAGCCTGGCTGCCGAAAACGGCTTCTCGGACGAGGAGGAAGATTTCGACCTGGATCCGTTAAGTCCGGATGGGCCCCGGGAAGCCCCTCCGGCTCAGCAGCTGCGCTTCCTCCAGCCCCAGAACTCTCGAGATCAGTGGCTTAAGGATTCTTTCCATATTGCCATCTGA